Proteins co-encoded in one Seriola aureovittata isolate HTS-2021-v1 ecotype China chromosome 1, ASM2101889v1, whole genome shotgun sequence genomic window:
- the wt1b gene encoding WT1 transcription factor b isoform X3, with protein MLTEPYGAMSMGSDVRELTLLPPAPPVPSLPGAGGGCGMSVGSGQWTQLLDLHPSSPYSSLPSHHSLIKQEPGWGTTDSTEDPHCGLGAFTVHFSGQLSGPCRVGAFGEPSAGQPRVFPNGTYLPGCVDSPPAPRNQGYGAVGLDSNPSCGLTPSHHTPQLPSLSFKHEDTLSPPNNIVDQQYPPPPPMFGCHNPSESCPSSQALLLRNYNSDNVYQMASQLECVTWNQMNSLASSMKSGGHTTSYDSDPTVPVPPPPMLDVRRVPGIAPPVARSSETNEKRPFVCAYPGCSKRYFKLSHLQMHGRKHTGEKPYQCDFTDCGRRFSRSDQLKRHQRRHTGVKPFQCETCQRKFSRSDHLKTHTRTHTGKTSEKPFICRWSNCQKKFARSDELVRHHSMHQRNLTKLQPAI; from the exons ATGCTGACTGAACCGTATGGAGCCATGTCCATGGGGTCAGATGTTCGAGAACTGACCCTCTTACCTCCAGCGCCTCCTGTGCCGTCTTTACCCGGAGCTGGTGGCGGCTGTGGGATGTCTGTTGGCAGCGGCCAGTGGACCCAACTGCTGGACCTTCACCCTAGCTCTCCCTACAGCTCCCTGCCCTCCCACCACTCCCTCATCAAGCAGGAACCAGGTTGGGGGACCACTGACTCCACAGAGGACCCCCACTGTGGACTTGGGGCCTTCACAGTGCACTTCTCAGGCCAGTTGTCAGGCCCCTGTCGGGTCGGGGCCTTCGGAGAACCAAGTGCAGGTCAACCCAGGGTGTTTCCCAATGGAACCTACCTGCCCGGCTGTGTGGACAGCCCCCCAGCACCCAGGAACCAGG gtTATGGAGCAGTGGGTCTAGACAGCAACCCCAGTTGTGGTCTCACTCCGTCTCACCACACCCCTCAGCTCCCCAGCCTGTCCTTCAAACACGAGGACACACTGTCGCCGCCAAACAACATAG TTGACCAGCAGTAcccgcctcctcctcccatgTTTGGCTGCCACAATCCTTCAGAGTCGTGTCCGAGCAGCCAGGCTCTGCTGCTGAGAAACTACAACAG TGATAACGTATACCAAATGGCGTCTCAGCTGGAGTGTGTAACGTGGAATCAAATGAACAGCCTGGCATCTTCCATGAAGAG CGGAGGCCATACAACCAGCTATGACAGCGACCCCACAGTCCCAGTCCCACCTCCACCCATGCTT GATGTCAGACGTGTACCTGGCATTGCTCCTCCAGTTGCGAGGTCCTCAGAGACCAATGAGAAGCGTCCATTTGTATGTGCTTATCCTGGCTGCAGCAAGAGATACTTCAAACTGTCACATCTGCAGATGCATGGCcgcaaacacacag GAGAGAAGCCTTACCAGTGTGACTTCACAGACTGTGGCCGCAGATTCTCTCGCTCAGACCAGTTAAAGAGGCACCAGCGCAGACACACAG GAGTGAAACCCTTTCAGTGCGAGACGTGTCAGAGAAAGTTTTCACGGTCAGATCATCTTAAGACTCACACTCGGACTCATACAGGTAAAACAA GTGAGAAGCCCTTCATCTGCCGCTGGTCCAACTGTCAGAAGAAGTTTGCCCGCTCTGACGAGCTGGTGCGCCACCACAGCATGCACCAGAGGAACCTGACCAAGCTGCAGCCTGCCATCTGA
- the wt1b gene encoding WT1 transcription factor b isoform X2: MLTEPYGAMSMGSDVRELTLLPPAPPVPSLPGAGGGCGMSVGSGQWTQLLDLHPSSPYSSLPSHHSLIKQEPGWGTTDSTEDPHCGLGAFTVHFSGQLSGPCRVGAFGEPSAGQPRVFPNGTYLPGCVDSPPAPRNQGYGAVGLDSNPSCGLTPSHHTPQLPSLSFKHEDTLSPPNNIVDQQYPPPPPMFGCHNPSESCPSSQALLLRNYNSDNVYQMASQLECVTWNQMNSLASSMKSGGHTTSYDSDPTVPVPPPPMLVSAQYHIHTHSVFRGLQDVRRVPGIAPPVARSSETNEKRPFVCAYPGCSKRYFKLSHLQMHGRKHTGEKPYQCDFTDCGRRFSRSDQLKRHQRRHTGVKPFQCETCQRKFSRSDHLKTHTRTHTGEKPFICRWSNCQKKFARSDELVRHHSMHQRNLTKLQPAI; encoded by the exons ATGCTGACTGAACCGTATGGAGCCATGTCCATGGGGTCAGATGTTCGAGAACTGACCCTCTTACCTCCAGCGCCTCCTGTGCCGTCTTTACCCGGAGCTGGTGGCGGCTGTGGGATGTCTGTTGGCAGCGGCCAGTGGACCCAACTGCTGGACCTTCACCCTAGCTCTCCCTACAGCTCCCTGCCCTCCCACCACTCCCTCATCAAGCAGGAACCAGGTTGGGGGACCACTGACTCCACAGAGGACCCCCACTGTGGACTTGGGGCCTTCACAGTGCACTTCTCAGGCCAGTTGTCAGGCCCCTGTCGGGTCGGGGCCTTCGGAGAACCAAGTGCAGGTCAACCCAGGGTGTTTCCCAATGGAACCTACCTGCCCGGCTGTGTGGACAGCCCCCCAGCACCCAGGAACCAGG gtTATGGAGCAGTGGGTCTAGACAGCAACCCCAGTTGTGGTCTCACTCCGTCTCACCACACCCCTCAGCTCCCCAGCCTGTCCTTCAAACACGAGGACACACTGTCGCCGCCAAACAACATAG TTGACCAGCAGTAcccgcctcctcctcccatgTTTGGCTGCCACAATCCTTCAGAGTCGTGTCCGAGCAGCCAGGCTCTGCTGCTGAGAAACTACAACAG TGATAACGTATACCAAATGGCGTCTCAGCTGGAGTGTGTAACGTGGAATCAAATGAACAGCCTGGCATCTTCCATGAAGAG CGGAGGCCATACAACCAGCTATGACAGCGACCCCACAGTCCCAGTCCCACCTCCACCCATGCTTGTGAGTGCGCAgtaccacatacacacacacagtgtcttcaGAGGACTGCAG GATGTCAGACGTGTACCTGGCATTGCTCCTCCAGTTGCGAGGTCCTCAGAGACCAATGAGAAGCGTCCATTTGTATGTGCTTATCCTGGCTGCAGCAAGAGATACTTCAAACTGTCACATCTGCAGATGCATGGCcgcaaacacacag GAGAGAAGCCTTACCAGTGTGACTTCACAGACTGTGGCCGCAGATTCTCTCGCTCAGACCAGTTAAAGAGGCACCAGCGCAGACACACAG GAGTGAAACCCTTTCAGTGCGAGACGTGTCAGAGAAAGTTTTCACGGTCAGATCATCTTAAGACTCACACTCGGACTCATACAG GTGAGAAGCCCTTCATCTGCCGCTGGTCCAACTGTCAGAAGAAGTTTGCCCGCTCTGACGAGCTGGTGCGCCACCACAGCATGCACCAGAGGAACCTGACCAAGCTGCAGCCTGCCATCTGA
- the wt1b gene encoding WT1 transcription factor b isoform X1, producing the protein MLTEPYGAMSMGSDVRELTLLPPAPPVPSLPGAGGGCGMSVGSGQWTQLLDLHPSSPYSSLPSHHSLIKQEPGWGTTDSTEDPHCGLGAFTVHFSGQLSGPCRVGAFGEPSAGQPRVFPNGTYLPGCVDSPPAPRNQGYGAVGLDSNPSCGLTPSHHTPQLPSLSFKHEDTLSPPNNIVDQQYPPPPPMFGCHNPSESCPSSQALLLRNYNSDNVYQMASQLECVTWNQMNSLASSMKSGGHTTSYDSDPTVPVPPPPMLVSAQYHIHTHSVFRGLQDVRRVPGIAPPVARSSETNEKRPFVCAYPGCSKRYFKLSHLQMHGRKHTGEKPYQCDFTDCGRRFSRSDQLKRHQRRHTGVKPFQCETCQRKFSRSDHLKTHTRTHTGKTSEKPFICRWSNCQKKFARSDELVRHHSMHQRNLTKLQPAI; encoded by the exons ATGCTGACTGAACCGTATGGAGCCATGTCCATGGGGTCAGATGTTCGAGAACTGACCCTCTTACCTCCAGCGCCTCCTGTGCCGTCTTTACCCGGAGCTGGTGGCGGCTGTGGGATGTCTGTTGGCAGCGGCCAGTGGACCCAACTGCTGGACCTTCACCCTAGCTCTCCCTACAGCTCCCTGCCCTCCCACCACTCCCTCATCAAGCAGGAACCAGGTTGGGGGACCACTGACTCCACAGAGGACCCCCACTGTGGACTTGGGGCCTTCACAGTGCACTTCTCAGGCCAGTTGTCAGGCCCCTGTCGGGTCGGGGCCTTCGGAGAACCAAGTGCAGGTCAACCCAGGGTGTTTCCCAATGGAACCTACCTGCCCGGCTGTGTGGACAGCCCCCCAGCACCCAGGAACCAGG gtTATGGAGCAGTGGGTCTAGACAGCAACCCCAGTTGTGGTCTCACTCCGTCTCACCACACCCCTCAGCTCCCCAGCCTGTCCTTCAAACACGAGGACACACTGTCGCCGCCAAACAACATAG TTGACCAGCAGTAcccgcctcctcctcccatgTTTGGCTGCCACAATCCTTCAGAGTCGTGTCCGAGCAGCCAGGCTCTGCTGCTGAGAAACTACAACAG TGATAACGTATACCAAATGGCGTCTCAGCTGGAGTGTGTAACGTGGAATCAAATGAACAGCCTGGCATCTTCCATGAAGAG CGGAGGCCATACAACCAGCTATGACAGCGACCCCACAGTCCCAGTCCCACCTCCACCCATGCTTGTGAGTGCGCAgtaccacatacacacacacagtgtcttcaGAGGACTGCAG GATGTCAGACGTGTACCTGGCATTGCTCCTCCAGTTGCGAGGTCCTCAGAGACCAATGAGAAGCGTCCATTTGTATGTGCTTATCCTGGCTGCAGCAAGAGATACTTCAAACTGTCACATCTGCAGATGCATGGCcgcaaacacacag GAGAGAAGCCTTACCAGTGTGACTTCACAGACTGTGGCCGCAGATTCTCTCGCTCAGACCAGTTAAAGAGGCACCAGCGCAGACACACAG GAGTGAAACCCTTTCAGTGCGAGACGTGTCAGAGAAAGTTTTCACGGTCAGATCATCTTAAGACTCACACTCGGACTCATACAGGTAAAACAA GTGAGAAGCCCTTCATCTGCCGCTGGTCCAACTGTCAGAAGAAGTTTGCCCGCTCTGACGAGCTGGTGCGCCACCACAGCATGCACCAGAGGAACCTGACCAAGCTGCAGCCTGCCATCTGA
- the rcn1 gene encoding reticulocalbin-1, translating to MDLLSFVCAVLLCTVVVHGKPTLRKERVHHDPELSRQAHEDNKSYQYDHEAFLGKEEAKTFDQLTPEESKDRLGKIVDRIDSDGNGYITTAELKAWIKRVQKRYVYENVAKVWTDYDLNKDNKISWDEYKQATYGYYLANPEEFEDATDQFSFKKMLPRDERRFKSADLNGDHAADREEFTAFLHPEEFEHMKDIVVLETLEDIDKNGDGHVDEDEYIADMFAHEDGGPEPDWVRTEREQFSDFRDLNKDGKMDQDEIRHWIMPQDYDHAQAEARHLVYESDQDKDEMLTKEEILENWNMFVGSQATNYGEDLTRNHDEL from the exons ATGGACCTCCTCAGCTTCGTGTGCGCGGTCCTTCTGTGCACTGTTGTGGTGCATGGTAAACCAACGTTAAGGAAAGAGAGAGTTCATCATGACCCAGAACTGAGCAGGCAGGCGCACGAAGACAATAAAAGCTACCAATACGACCATGAGGCCTTTCTTGGCAAAGAGGAGGCCAAAACATTTGACCAGCTCACCCCCGAGGAGAGCAAGGACAGGCTTGG TAAAATCGTGGACCGGATAGACAGCGACGGTAATGGCTACATCACCACGGCTGAACTCAAGGCCTGGATAAAACGTGTACAGAAGCGTTATGTATATGAGAACGTGGCAAAGGTGTGGACAGATtatgacctgaacaaagacaacaagatTTCATGGGATGAGTACAAGCAGGCCACATACGGATACTACCTCG CCAACCCGGAGGAGTTTGAGGATGCCACAGACCAGTTCAGCTTCAAGAAGATGCTTCCTCGTGACGAGAGGAGGTTTAAATCAGCTGATCTGAACGGGGACcatgcagcagacagagaagagTTCACAGCCTTCCTCCACCCTGAGGAGTTTGAACACATGAAGGATATTGTGGTTCTG GAAACCCTGGAGGACATTGACAAGAACGGCGATGGACATGTGGATGAGGATGAGTATATTG CTGACATGTTTGCTCATGAGGATGGGGGTCCAGAGCCAGACTGGGTCAGGACTGAGAGGGAACAGTTCTCTGACTTCCGAGACTTGAACAAAGATGGTAAGATGGACCAGGACGAGATCCGCCACTGGATTATGCCCCAAGACTACGACCACGCCCAGGCTGAGGCCAGACATCTGGTGTATGAGTCTGACCAGGACAAG GATGAAATGCTGACCAAAGAAGAGATCCTTGAGAACTGGAACATGTTCGTTGGAAGTCAGGCCACCAACTATGGAGAGGACCTCACCAGGAACCATGATGAGCTCTGa